One window of Candidatus Neomarinimicrobiota bacterium genomic DNA carries:
- the tnpA gene encoding IS200/IS605 family transposase, translating into MSHSLTRIWVHGILGTKYRQPLIKNVIREDLFTHIQAQMEMIGCGVRCINGTHDHIHVLFLLPKEHSIAQIMKSIKGESSHWINQGDKIATKFAWQVGYGGFSVSESIVPKVEKYIRNQEKHHRTMTFRNEYELLVKNHNLHINH; encoded by the coding sequence ATGAGCCACTCTTTAACAAGAATATGGGTACACGGAATATTAGGTACAAAGTATCGCCAACCCTTAATAAAGAATGTTATACGAGAAGACCTATTTACACATATCCAGGCACAAATGGAAATGATAGGCTGTGGTGTCAGGTGTATAAATGGAACACATGACCATATTCATGTGCTATTCCTATTGCCAAAAGAGCACTCTATTGCCCAAATTATGAAATCAATTAAAGGTGAATCCTCACATTGGATAAATCAGGGGGACAAGATCGCGACTAAATTTGCATGGCAAGTGGGCTATGGTGGGTTTTCAGTAAGTGAGTCTATTGTACCCAAAGTTGAAAAATATATACGAAATCAAGAGAAACATCACCGAACCATGACTTTTAGAAATGAATATGAGCTACTTGTAAAAAACCATAATTTGCATATAAACCATTAA
- a CDS encoding DUF2007 domain-containing protein, which produces MNKSDEKAWVKLRTVEGDITAEMLCGALESADIPCEIKRSMLASGLGAHSVSLAGNQATLMVPEEHLKAAQAVLEAIDFEPEEER; this is translated from the coding sequence ATGAATAAAAGTGATGAAAAAGCGTGGGTAAAACTACGAACCGTTGAAGGTGATATTACGGCTGAAATGCTCTGTGGCGCATTGGAAAGCGCTGATATTCCATGTGAAATAAAGCGTAGCATGCTGGCCTCTGGTTTAGGGGCTCATTCCGTTTCCCTTGCTGGAAACCAGGCGACTCTCATGGTGCCAGAGGAACACCTGAAGGCAGCTCAAGCGGTACTAGAAGCTATAGATTTTGAGCCTGAAGAAGAGCGCTAA